In a single window of the Dysgonomonas mossii genome:
- a CDS encoding MotA/TolQ/ExbB proton channel family protein, with the protein METKKQQPKQKPRSKGVSAMIVVIGCAIVAHLFFYLVAGDKANFDEKGHPLPGNSLGALFQGGWVIPIVITLLLTTLTLSVERFFALNRASGKGNTAKFVMNAKAKLEAGDIAGATKLCDEQKGSVANILKAGLIRYADVEKIADKNNDEKAAMIQKELEEATTLELPYLQQNLSVIATISTLGTLMGLFGTVLGMIRSFGAMGQEGAPDSTALAVGISEALYNTAMGIGTGAASIISYSYFSGKVEDITNAVDEVGFAIGQTYTTLHGGLSK; encoded by the coding sequence ATGGAAACTAAAAAACAACAACCAAAACAAAAACCAAGATCTAAAGGCGTTTCAGCTATGATAGTCGTTATTGGATGTGCGATTGTAGCTCACCTATTCTTCTACCTAGTTGCCGGGGATAAGGCTAACTTTGACGAAAAAGGTCATCCACTACCAGGCAATTCACTAGGTGCATTATTCCAAGGAGGATGGGTAATTCCTATCGTTATCACGCTGTTACTAACAACACTTACTCTTTCTGTAGAGAGATTCTTTGCATTGAACAGAGCTAGTGGAAAAGGAAACACAGCTAAATTTGTGATGAATGCTAAAGCTAAATTAGAAGCTGGTGACATCGCAGGTGCAACAAAGCTATGTGACGAACAAAAAGGATCTGTGGCTAATATATTAAAAGCAGGATTAATCAGATATGCAGATGTTGAGAAAATTGCTGACAAGAACAATGACGAAAAAGCAGCAATGATTCAAAAAGAATTGGAAGAAGCTACAACTCTTGAACTTCCATATCTACAACAAAACTTATCAGTTATCGCTACTATCTCTACTCTAGGTACTTTGATGGGACTATTCGGAACTGTACTTGGTATGATTCGTTCGTTTGGTGCGATGGGTCAAGAAGGAGCTCCAGACTCTACAGCTCTTGCAGTAGGTATCTCTGAAGCACTTTACAATACAGCTATGGGTATCGGTACTGGTGCTGCATCTATCATTTCTTATTCTTATTTCTCTGGAAAAGTTGAAGATATAACTAACGCTGTTGATGAAGTAGGTTTTGCTATCGGTCAAACTTATACTACTCTTCACGGAGGTCTATCTAAATAA
- a CDS encoding ExbD/TolR family protein codes for MGKTKVKKQSTFIDMTAMSDVTVLLLTFFMLTATFLPKEPVQVMTPQSVSEVKVPEYNVLNILIDPQGKVFLNIDKPENKKAVLEKMGQDYGITFTDKQIRSFIEQTHIGVPMNRMAAFLDMPLSTQDSEIKKWGVPSDSVNDQFSRWVQHAREIGGDDMGIAIKADQSTAYPLVDKVLKSLVKMKENRYSLITSLRGMPEGV; via the coding sequence ATGGGAAAGACAAAAGTAAAAAAACAGAGCACATTCATCGACATGACGGCGATGAGTGACGTTACTGTACTCTTGCTCACATTCTTTATGCTTACTGCTACCTTCTTACCAAAAGAGCCGGTACAGGTAATGACTCCACAGTCAGTATCTGAGGTGAAAGTGCCTGAATATAATGTGTTGAATATATTGATAGATCCACAAGGAAAGGTATTCTTGAATATAGACAAACCAGAAAATAAAAAGGCGGTATTGGAAAAGATGGGGCAAGATTATGGTATTACATTCACCGATAAGCAGATTAGATCTTTCATAGAACAAACACACATTGGTGTGCCTATGAACAGAATGGCTGCTTTCCTTGATATGCCATTGAGCACTCAAGATAGTGAGATAAAGAAATGGGGTGTGCCATCTGATAGTGTAAACGATCAGTTTTCACGTTGGGTACAACATGCACGCGAAATTGGAGGCGATGATATGGGTATTGCTATCAAAGCAGACCAGTCAACAGCTTATCCATTGGTGGATAAGGTATTGAAAAGTCTTGTGAAGATGAAAGAAAACCGTTATAGCCTCATAACATCTCTAAGGGGAATGCCGGAAGGCGTATAA
- a CDS encoding ExbD/TolR family protein — protein sequence MAEVQQSGGGEEKKGKPKKQTLRVDFTPMVDMNMLLITFFMFCTTLSKPQIMDIAMPTDQKLTEEDEVKVKESKAITLILGEDNKVYYYTGMPNYSDYTTLKETDYSPEGLRKVLLERNAPIVAKMRELRQEKFEKKNKMSEEEFKTRSKTIKEDKDGQVVVIKPTSEASYKNLVDALDEMQICSIAKYAIVDMTEGDQFLLENLKSKGAYGASAAPPKN from the coding sequence ATGGCAGAAGTACAACAGTCCGGTGGTGGAGAAGAGAAAAAAGGTAAACCCAAGAAACAGACCCTGAGAGTAGACTTTACTCCGATGGTGGATATGAACATGCTCTTGATTACATTCTTCATGTTCTGTACAACATTGAGTAAACCGCAAATCATGGATATTGCGATGCCTACAGATCAGAAACTTACTGAAGAGGATGAAGTGAAGGTCAAGGAGTCTAAAGCTATTACTTTGATTCTAGGAGAAGACAATAAAGTATATTACTATACAGGTATGCCTAACTATAGTGACTATACTACCTTGAAAGAAACTGATTATTCCCCTGAAGGACTTCGTAAAGTTTTACTGGAACGCAATGCCCCTATTGTAGCAAAAATGAGGGAATTGAGACAGGAGAAGTTTGAGAAGAAAAATAAAATGTCAGAGGAAGAATTTAAAACAAGATCGAAAACAATAAAAGAAGATAAGGATGGACAAGTAGTGGTTATTAAACCAACATCCGAAGCTAGTTATAAAAATCTTGTTGATGCTCTTGATGAAATGCAAATTTGCAGTATTGCAAAATATGCAATTGTGGATATGACCGAGGGTGACCAATTCTTGCTTGAGAACCTGAAAAGTAAAGGGGCTTATGGCGCTAGTGCTGCACCACCAAAAAATTAA